The Actinomyces sp. oral taxon 414 genome has a segment encoding these proteins:
- a CDS encoding ABC transporter substrate-binding protein, which produces MWTPHRLRVVGAVGLCLSLVAVGACTHAEDWRASGAGDSAPIPTYDTDAIQPQPDIIAMLPEGALADGVLDVAAATDYPPAEFLDAGGAAVGYDVHLSQAIARVLGVRAEVHTAEFDSIIAGVGTTYDAGISSFTVTRERTAAMNMIAYINVGSRFNVAAGNPKSIDPSDHLNLCGLTIGVQTGTAQEESVNTFSQDCKKAGRPEIEVRSYSTQSEATTALAGSTLDAVYSDSTVAGYAVETTGGQVETVGEIEDALPQGIVLTKNDPALTKAIQAAVQYLMDSGIWQKILDAWGIEGAALTTAALNPPVEK; this is translated from the coding sequence ATGTGGACCCCACACCGCCTACGCGTCGTCGGCGCCGTCGGACTGTGTCTGAGCCTGGTCGCCGTCGGCGCCTGCACCCACGCCGAGGACTGGCGGGCCTCGGGGGCCGGTGACTCGGCCCCCATCCCCACCTACGACACCGACGCCATCCAACCCCAGCCGGACATTATCGCCATGCTCCCCGAGGGGGCGCTGGCCGACGGCGTCCTCGACGTGGCCGCCGCCACCGACTACCCGCCGGCCGAGTTCCTCGACGCCGGGGGCGCCGCCGTCGGCTACGACGTGCACCTGTCCCAGGCCATCGCCCGGGTCCTGGGCGTGCGCGCCGAGGTCCACACCGCCGAATTCGACTCCATTATCGCCGGGGTGGGCACCACCTACGACGCGGGGATCTCCTCCTTCACCGTCACCCGTGAGCGCACCGCGGCCATGAACATGATCGCCTACATCAACGTCGGCTCCCGCTTCAACGTCGCCGCCGGCAACCCCAAGAGCATCGACCCCTCCGACCACCTCAACCTGTGCGGCCTGACCATCGGGGTGCAGACCGGCACCGCCCAGGAGGAGAGCGTCAACACCTTCTCCCAGGACTGCAAGAAGGCGGGCAGGCCCGAGATCGAGGTGCGCTCCTACTCCACCCAGTCCGAGGCCACCACCGCCCTGGCCGGGAGCACCCTCGACGCCGTCTACTCCGACTCCACCGTCGCCGGCTACGCCGTGGAGACCACCGGCGGCCAGGTCGAGACGGTCGGCGAGATCGAAGACGCCCTGCCCCAGGGCATCGTCCTGACCAAGAACGACCCCGCCCTGACCAAGGCTATCCAGGCGGCCGTCCAGTACCTCATGGACTCGGGGATCTGGCAGAAGATCCTGGACGCCTGGGGCATCGAAGGCGCCGCCCTGACCACCGCCGCGCTCAACCCCCCGGTGGAGAAGTAG
- the glnA gene encoding type I glutamate--ammonia ligase encodes MFKDVSEALAFIEREGIELIDVRFCDLPGVMQHFTIPVDAFKDEALTQGLMFDGSSIRGFTAIHESDMKLVPDIATAFLDPFRARKTLIINFAIVDPFTDEVYSRDPRSIAAKAEDYLRSTGIADTCYIGAEAEFYLFDSVEYETTPATTRYAIDSAEAAWNTGRSEEGGNKGYKTAFKGGYFPVPPNDQMVDIRDAMVRTCIESGLAIERAHHEVGTAGQQEINYRFNSLLAAGDDMMKFKYIIKNEAWRAGKTATFMPKPIFGDNGSGMHCHHSLWKDGRPLFFDERGYGQLSDLARWYIGGILRHAPSLLAFTNPSVNSFRRLVPGFEAPVNLVYSARNRSACIRIPVTGSSPKAKRVEYRVPDPSSNPYLCFAAVLMAGIDGVRNRIEPREPIDKDLYELAPEEYHDIEKLPHSLDRALEALEVDHDYLTEGDVFTPDLIATWIDYKRVNEIVPMRMRPHPYEFELYYDM; translated from the coding sequence ATGTTCAAGGACGTGTCCGAGGCCCTGGCCTTCATCGAGAGGGAGGGGATCGAGCTCATTGACGTCCGCTTCTGCGACCTGCCCGGGGTCATGCAGCACTTCACGATCCCGGTCGACGCCTTCAAGGACGAGGCCCTGACCCAGGGCCTCATGTTCGACGGCTCCTCGATCCGCGGCTTCACGGCCATCCACGAGTCCGACATGAAGCTCGTGCCCGATATCGCCACGGCCTTCCTGGACCCCTTCCGGGCGCGCAAGACCCTCATTATCAACTTCGCCATCGTCGACCCCTTCACCGACGAGGTCTACTCGCGCGACCCGCGCTCGATCGCCGCCAAGGCCGAGGACTACCTGCGCTCCACGGGCATCGCCGACACCTGCTACATCGGCGCCGAGGCCGAGTTCTACCTCTTCGACTCCGTGGAGTACGAGACGACGCCGGCCACCACGCGCTACGCCATCGACTCCGCCGAGGCCGCCTGGAACACCGGGCGCTCCGAGGAGGGCGGCAACAAGGGCTACAAGACGGCGTTCAAGGGCGGCTACTTCCCCGTCCCCCCCAACGACCAGATGGTCGACATCCGCGACGCCATGGTGCGCACCTGCATCGAGTCCGGCCTGGCGATCGAACGCGCCCACCACGAGGTCGGCACCGCCGGCCAGCAGGAGATCAACTACCGGTTCAACTCCCTGCTGGCCGCCGGCGACGACATGATGAAGTTCAAGTACATCATCAAGAACGAGGCCTGGAGGGCAGGCAAGACGGCCACCTTCATGCCCAAGCCGATCTTCGGCGACAACGGCTCGGGCATGCACTGCCACCACTCGCTGTGGAAGGACGGCAGGCCGCTGTTCTTCGACGAGCGCGGCTACGGGCAGCTGTCCGACCTGGCCCGCTGGTACATCGGCGGCATCCTGCGCCACGCCCCCAGCCTGCTGGCCTTCACCAACCCGTCGGTCAACTCCTTCCGCCGGCTCGTGCCGGGCTTCGAGGCGCCGGTCAACCTGGTCTACTCGGCCCGCAACCGCTCGGCCTGCATCCGCATCCCGGTCACCGGCTCCTCGCCCAAGGCCAAGCGCGTGGAGTACCGCGTGCCCGACCCCTCCTCCAACCCCTACCTGTGCTTCGCCGCGGTCCTCATGGCCGGCATCGACGGCGTGCGCAACCGGATCGAGCCGCGCGAGCCCATCGACAAGGACCTCTACGAGCTCGCCCCGGAGGAGTACCACGACATTGAGAAGCTGCCGCACTCGCTGGACCGGGCCCTGGAGGCCCTGGAGGTCGACCACGACTACCTGACCGAGGGCGACGTCTTCACCCCCGACCTCATTGCGACGTGGATCGACTACAAGCGCGTCAACGAGATCGTACCGATGCGCATGCGCCCGCACCCCTACGAGTTCGAGCTCTACTACGACATGTGA
- a CDS encoding DUF4191 domain-containing protein, whose amino-acid sequence MSTSAQSPDPKKKRRFGQYLQNIKDSFTISRRTYPWIGWALGGIALAVVALGVLIALLTNQALWYWLILAIPMAGVGCMALLAWTTRHAAYTQMEGRPGAAKWVLDQAIGRGWFVESDPAAINPKTQDVIWRVVGRPGVVLVVEGPVGRTQKMADDEGRKIRRILSTVPLHVINVGPGKGQTRLLDLSKTLRKLPTKPTRLTDNEIAQVSKRLSSLSSKGLPIPKGIDPMRARPDRRALRGR is encoded by the coding sequence GTGAGCACCTCAGCGCAGAGCCCCGACCCGAAGAAGAAGCGGCGCTTCGGGCAGTACCTTCAGAATATCAAGGACTCCTTCACGATCTCGCGGCGCACCTACCCGTGGATCGGCTGGGCGCTGGGGGGCATCGCCCTGGCCGTCGTCGCGCTGGGAGTCCTCATCGCCCTGCTCACGAACCAGGCCCTGTGGTACTGGCTCATCCTGGCCATCCCCATGGCCGGCGTGGGCTGCATGGCCCTGCTGGCCTGGACCACGCGGCACGCCGCCTACACCCAGATGGAGGGCCGCCCGGGGGCCGCCAAGTGGGTCCTCGACCAGGCGATCGGGCGCGGCTGGTTCGTCGAGTCGGATCCGGCCGCCATTAACCCCAAGACCCAGGACGTCATCTGGCGGGTCGTGGGCAGGCCGGGCGTCGTCCTGGTCGTCGAGGGCCCCGTGGGCAGGACCCAGAAGATGGCCGACGACGAGGGCCGGAAGATCCGCCGCATCCTGTCCACCGTCCCCCTCCACGTCATTAACGTGGGCCCCGGCAAGGGCCAGACCCGGCTGCTCGACCTGTCCAAGACCCTGCGCAAGCTGCCCACGAAGCCCACCAGGCTCACCGACAACGAGATCGCCCAGGTCTCCAAGCGCCTGTCCTCGCTGTCGTCCAAGGGGCTGCCCATCCCCAAGGGCATCGACCCCATGAGGGCCCGCCCCGACCGCCGCGCCCTGCGTGGGCGCTGA